A section of the Streptomyces sp. CG1 genome encodes:
- a CDS encoding acyl-CoA dehydrogenase has protein sequence MRSLDAARTVCERFHPGLLKELEQIPYAERERPGSPVIDLFRIHGGVGLLIPDTYGGHGAAPLEALRVQLALGALSPSLVAAVSMHHFTAAMLYSLAVKSGRLTAAQTDLLHRIVPEQQVMASGWAEGRTAQNILKPAVTARPVEGGFLLSGAKKPCSLSRSMSLLTASIAIHGEDGGEPELALAIVPADAPGLTVHPFWGNDLLAGAESDEVRLEDVFVPAEMVVRAGADDPTRLDDLQSAGFVWFEMLISAGYAGGAAALVEQVLERKRGGAEERAALAVDMEAALALLEGVATGTGPEPGDEESVARVLVARYAVQNALPDIVGRALELLGGLDFISNTASAQVAAATRALAFHPPSRIGAAEPLLAYFGGGALVLA, from the coding sequence GTGCGTTCCCTCGATGCCGCCCGGACCGTCTGCGAGCGGTTCCACCCCGGACTGCTCAAGGAGCTGGAGCAGATCCCGTACGCCGAGCGGGAGCGGCCCGGCAGCCCGGTGATCGACCTGTTCCGCATCCACGGCGGGGTCGGCCTGCTCATCCCCGACACCTACGGCGGCCACGGCGCCGCCCCACTGGAGGCGCTTCGCGTCCAGCTGGCGCTCGGCGCGCTGTCGCCGTCGCTGGTCGCGGCGGTGTCCATGCACCACTTCACCGCGGCCATGCTGTATTCGCTGGCGGTCAAGTCGGGCCGGCTGACGGCTGCGCAGACGGATCTGCTGCACCGGATCGTGCCGGAGCAGCAGGTGATGGCCTCCGGCTGGGCGGAGGGCCGTACCGCGCAGAACATCCTCAAGCCGGCCGTGACCGCGCGTCCGGTGGAGGGCGGGTTCCTGCTGTCCGGGGCGAAGAAGCCGTGCAGCCTGTCCCGTTCGATGAGCCTGCTCACCGCGTCGATCGCGATCCACGGCGAGGACGGCGGCGAGCCGGAACTGGCGCTCGCGATCGTGCCCGCCGACGCGCCCGGCCTGACCGTGCACCCCTTCTGGGGCAACGACCTGCTGGCCGGCGCGGAGAGCGACGAGGTGCGCCTGGAGGACGTGTTCGTGCCGGCCGAGATGGTCGTACGGGCCGGCGCCGACGACCCGACCCGCCTGGACGACCTGCAGTCGGCCGGGTTCGTCTGGTTCGAGATGCTGATCTCCGCCGGATACGCGGGCGGTGCCGCCGCGCTGGTGGAACAGGTGCTGGAGCGGAAACGGGGCGGCGCCGAGGAACGGGCCGCGCTCGCCGTCGACATGGAGGCCGCGCTCGCCCTGCTGGAGGGCGTCGCCACCGGTACCGGCCCTGAGCCCGGCGACGAGGAGTCGGTCGCGCGGGTGCTGGTCGCCCGGTACGCCGTGCAGAACGCGCTGCCGGACATCGTGGGGCGGGCGCTGGAGCTGCTGGGCGGGCTGGACTTCATCAGCAATACGGCTTCCGCGCAGGTCGCTGCCGCTACTCGAGCGCTGGCCTTTCATCCGCCGTCCCGCATAGGTGCCGCTGAGCCGCTGCTTGCGTACTTCG